In Brettanomyces bruxellensis chromosome 8, complete sequence, a genomic segment contains:
- the RPS19B gene encoding ribosomal protein S19B — MSGVTVRDVPAQEFIDSYAQFLQRQGKLEVPAYVELVKTSSGNEMPPQDAEGWFYKRAASVARHIYLRKNVGVGKLNKLYGNAGNRGSRPNKHVDASGSVNRKVVQSLEKLGILEISPKGGRKISENGQRDLDRIAAQTKEALEEDDDDEEEEEEDEE; from the exons ATGTCTGGTGTTACTGTTAG AGACGTTCCTGCCCAGGAGTTCATTGATTCATACGCCCAGTTCTTGCAGAGACAGGGTAAGTTAGAGGTTCCAGCCTACGTTGAGTTGGTGAAAACCAGTAGTGGTAATGAAATGCCACCACAAGATGCTGAGGGATGGTTTTACAAGAGAGCTGCTTCCGTTGCTAGACACATCTACTTGAGAAAGAATGTTGGTGTTGGTAAGTTGAACAAGCTTTACGGAAATGCCGGTAACAGAGGTTCAAGACCAAACAAGCACGTTGATGCTTCCGGATCTGTTAACAGAAAGGTTGTTCAGTCTTTGGAGAAGCTTGGAATCTTGGAGATTTCTCCAAagggaggaagaaagatttCCGAAAACGGACAGAGAGATTTGGACCGTATTGCTGCTCAGACCAAGGAGGCTCTtgaggaggatgatgatgatgaggaggaggaagaggaagacGAGGAGTAA
- a CDS encoding uncharacterized protein (BUSCO:EOG09264UVA): MAKDRLSTGKTNPRGIPEAIFIKSIEDFLNPKTSTNDDVNNFLKELQMRIQQYKFMEESKSSTLKGLETKIPDVSKTLEFCKFLKGKHDKLVENGGEEKMDVHYQLNDTVYSKAEIDVKDASSVRLWLGANVMVEYPIDEAIGMLSKRLQETKKNKQATLEDLEYLRSNITTMEVNTARVYNWDVQRRRNEKSEK, encoded by the coding sequence ATGGCCAAGGACAGATTGAGCACAGGAAAAACAAACCCTAGAGGAATTCCGGAAGCAATTTTCATAAAATCCATCGAGGACTTTTTGAATCCAAAGACATCGACAAACGATGACGTGAACAACTTTCTAAAAGAGCTCCAGATGAGGATACAGCAATATAAGTTTATGGAAGAGAGTAAAAGCTCGACATTGAAAGGACTGGAGACGAAAATACCGGATGTTTCAAAAACGTTGGAATTTTGCAAGTTTCTTAAAGGAAAGCATGATAAACTGGTAGAAAATGGTGGAGAGGAGAAGATGGACGTGCACTACCAGCTCAATGATACCGTTTACTCAAAGGCAGAAATAGACGTGAAGGATGCATCATCTGTGCGATTGTGGCTTGGAGCAAATGTCATGGTTGAATATCCAATCGATGAGGCTATTGGAATGCTTTCGAAAAGATTACAAGagacaaaaaagaacaagcaGGCAACTTTGGAGGACCTTGAATACTTGCGGTCGAACATCACTACGATGGAGGTGAACACTGCCCGTGTTTACAACTGGGATGtgcaaagaaggagaaacgagaagagtgaaaaataG
- a CDS encoding uncharacterized protein (BUSCO:EOG09264W1U) yields the protein MSPILLKGYKHLPVSAVVTVAMIAFSLAGSILNIRSYFLLAFSPFISKWHQWWRLLLFQLQFQNESQLVLGVVLFTFAFKNLERIFGSLKFTQILLLLYFYNAVFLAAILAVLYMFLGINIYIPSGPYGILFGLMYPFKKYTPTVYQVELNFGALNRASALPDNAADVEGESPDGLNSSSNDDFHLFFGNNTIAMALATILFFSEGVVSSPIACLVGYLVGALLFNDFLPFRDSKFAFLHNFYHKCKQKIPFLRRRYIALGSSTVETNSRSASPENIDQFNNELHETHENDGDTPARSLGTQLLDTFRR from the coding sequence ATGTCGCCTATTCTACTAAAGGGATATAAGCACTTGCCGGTTAGTGCAGTCGTCACTGTTGCAATGATTGCCTTCTCACTTGCAGGATCAATTCTCAACATACGATCGTACTTCTTGCTTGCATTCTCTCCGTTTATCTCCAAATGGCATCAATGGTGGCGTTTGttgctttttcaacttcagTTTCAGAACGAGTCACAGTTAGTTCTCGGTGTTGTTTTATTCACCTTTGCCTTCAAGAACCTCGAAAGGATATTTGGGTCGCTCAAATTCACAcagattcttcttcttctataTTTCTACAACGCAGTTTTTCTCGCGGCTATCCTGGCTGTGCTCTATATGTTCCTCGGAATCAACATCTACATCCCATCTGGACCGTATGGGATTCTTTTTGGTTTGATGTATCCGTTCAAAAAGTACACACCAACAGTTTACCAGGTCGAATTGAACTTCGGGGCCCTTAATCGGGCCTCTGCCTTGCCGGATAATGCTGCTGATGTGGAAGGTGAGTCGCCAGATGGCTtgaattcttcttcaaacGACgattttcatcttttctttggaaACAACACGATTGCCATGGCTTTGGCCACAATATTGTTTTTCAGTGAAGGCGTAGTGAGCTCTCCCATCGCCTGTCTGGTAGGCTATCTTGTTGGTGCACTTCTTTTCAACGACTTTCTTCCATTCCGTGATTCGAAATTCGCCTTTTTGCACAACTTTTACCACAAGTGCAAGCAGAAAATCCCGTTTTTGCGCCGCAGATATATTGCCTTGGGCTCCAGCACGGTTGAGACGAATTCCCGGTCGGCGTCACCAGAAAACATCGATCAATTCAATAACGAGTTGCACGAAACTCATGAAAATGATGGTGATACACCTGCGAGAAGTCTCGGTACACAATTGCTTGACACGTTCAGAAGATGA
- the RPB9 gene encoding DNA-directed RNA polymerase II core subunit rpb9 (BUSCO:EOG092654O3), whose amino-acid sequence MSFRFCAECNNMLYPKEDKEHKRLLYQCRNCSYSELADSPRVYRHELITHIGETAGVVEDIGSDPTLPRTHKACPKCGNKDCVFFQSQQRRRDTSMVLFYVCLECKHVFRSDEDTN is encoded by the coding sequence ATGTCATTCAGATTTTGCGCCGAGTGCAACAACATGTTGTACCCTAAAGAGGATAAAGAACACAAAAGGTTGCTCTACCAGTGCCGAAATTGCTCGTATTCGGAACTTGCCGATAGTCCCAGAGTGTACAGGCATGAGCTCATAACGCATATTGGTGAAACTGCAGGTGTGGTTGAAGATATAGGTTCTGATCCAACTCTTCCGAGAACACATAAAGCATGTCCTAAATGTGGAAATAAGGACTgtgttttctttcagtCGCagcagagaagaagagatacAAGTATGGTTTTGTTTTATGTGTGTTTGGAGTGTAAGCATGTGTTCAGAAGTGATGAGGACACGAACTGA
- a CDS encoding uncharacterized protein (BUSCO:EOG09265HPJ), with protein sequence MSFVIRSAARSALKASCVKTSVIKATSLCARFNSTAAAKPEVAAKAQTESKKADEPIDPKIEQIVDSIAKLSLMETSSLIKALKSKLDIPDMAFPVAGAVGGGASPAAADAGAEEAKEKPKEKTIFNLKLESFDAKSKAKVIKEVKSELGLSLIKAKKLVESAPKVIKENMSKDDAEKFKKTLEKLGAKVTLE encoded by the coding sequence ATGTCATTTGTTATAAGAAGTGCCGCAAGGTCTGCTCTTAAGGCTTCATGTGTCAAAACCTCTGTGATAAAAGCAACATCATTATGCGCAAGATTTAATTCGACAGCTGCAGCCAAACCAGAAGTTGCCGCAAAGGCCCAGACCGAATCGAAAAAAGCGGATGAGCCAATAGATCCAAAAATTGAGCAAATTGTTGATTCTATTGCCAAGTTGTCGTTGATGGAGACATCTTCGTTGATAAAAGCACTAAAGAGCAAGCTAGACATTCCAGATATGGCTTTCCCTGTGGCTGGTGCCGTTGGTGGCGGTGCATCTCCAGCTGCTGCTGATGCAGGTGCAGAAGAAGCCAAAGAAAAACCAAAGGAGAAGACAATTTTCAACTTGAAACTAGAATCGTTTGATGCCAAGTCGAAGGCTAAAGTTATCAAGGAGGTGAAGTCAGAATTGGGATTGTCGCTTATTAAGGCAAAGAAGTTGGTTGAGAGTGCACCAAAGGTCATCAAAGAGAATATGTCTAAGGACGATGCCGAAAAGTTTAAGAAGACTTTGGAAAAACTTGGCGCTAAGGTCACATTGGAGTGA
- a CDS encoding uncharacterized protein (BUSCO:EOG09262GNE), which yields MKKYLLYLAQSHPNFRKAELESLADLYGIKVDLSNHNENSPFMIVELENDEQAKKLVKRAVLAKAIYELWGHGDDLEKMHEDVKRNKDKLVGRFKKSRFKFVILQYQGKKKTRKQQTKIMDSFQYLGLEGKIDLENPEEKFTVLETYTIQKSNLEPRPEPDHCWFGRLVQLSVRSDGIVDKYEIAKRPYYGTTTFESELRSFIYDPFVGTGSFLLASAYFGGYAFGSDIDFLTLKGGRPGKKNIKNLEDDFEYYGTHDKFGDVICMDFTNCALRKDMKIDTIVCDPPYGIREGVKVCGTTNTTSAELTKTTLIEGQHAFLRKDYVQPKKSVSLDFMLDDLLQFAADRLPVGGRLCFWMPAANDADIPTLIPQHQRLELIHTLVQQFNKWSRRLLVYVKRDEHYKGKTVTGEERAHKNNFRERYFSQFS from the exons atgaagaagtatTTACTATATCTGGCACAGTCGCATCCGAACTTCCGCAAAGCCGAGCTCGAGTCTTTGGCCGACCTATATGGGATCAAAGTTGATTTATCAAATCATAATGAGAACAGTCCATTTATGATAGTAGAGCTCGAAAACGATGAGCAGGCCAAAAAACTGGTGAAGAGGGCGGTGCTAGCAAAAGCCATATATGAGTTATGGGGACACGGAGATGATTTAGAGAAGATGCACGAGGATGTTAAAAGGAACAAGGATAAACTTGTTGGTCGATTCAAAAAGTCAAGGTTCAAGTTCGTCATACTTCAGTATcaggggaaaaagaagaccAGAAAGCAGCAGACAAAGATAATGGATTCCTTCCAATATTTGGGACTGGAAGGGAAGATCGATCTCGAGAACCCGGAGGAGAAGTTTACAGTTCTTGAAACTTATACGATACAAAAATCGAACCTAGAACCAAGACCAGAACCTGATCACTGCTGGTTTGGCAGATTAGTGCAGCTTTCCGTGCGGTCGGACGGAATTGTGGACAAGTATGAGATTGCAAAAAGACCGTATTATGGAACAACAACGTTTGAATCGGAGCT ACGGAGCTTTATATATGATCCGTTTGTGGGGACGGGGTCGTTTCTTTTGGCTTCTGCATACTTTGGTGGATACGCATTTGGATCTGATATCGACTTTTTGACGCTTAAAGGAGGCCGGCCcggaaaaaagaacatcaaGAACTTGGAAGATGATTTTGAGTATTACGGAACACACGACAAGTTTGGAGACGTGATATGTATGGATTTTACCAACTGTGCACTCAGGAAAGACATGAAAATCGACACGATAGTGTGCGATCCGCCGTATGGAATCAGGGAAGGTGTAAAGGTGTGTGGAACCACAAACACGACAAGTGCAGAATTGACAAAAACAACCTTGATTGAAGGTCAACACGCATTTCTCCGCAAAGATTATGTGCAGCCGAAAAAAAGCGTAAGTCTTGACTTTATGCTTGATGATCTTTTGCAGTTTGCAGCCGATAGACTTCCAGTTGGTGGCAGATTATGTTTTTGGATGCCAGCTGCCAATGATGCTGATATTCCCACCCTAATCCCACAGCATCAAAGATTAGAGCTGATACACACTTTGGTTCAGCAGTTCAACAAGTGGTCTAGAAGGTTGCTTGTTTATGTGAAAAGGGATGAGCATTATAAGGGGAAAACAGTCACTGGAGAGGAAAGAGCGCATAAAAACAATTTCAGGGAGCGGTACTTTTCGCAATTCTCGTAA
- the TPK2_1 gene encoding cAMP-dependent protein kinase catalytic subunit gives MEVSHLPQQDQQQQQQQQSQQQQQQQQQPLQQQQQSQQAALSGKMLDAQQLLPNGEQPRTIPVVPSQYTANRAQPGQQAYTTVPEYAAQSVGSGLKHQEGGFLSLAEDSENAVSSPGEQVEGLAALTGEQRQRVEYLQRMPSYQAIIQADFKPLQKLMGKISMLPRRPDVSKGKYSLKDFQMLRTLGTGSFGRVHLVRSVHNHRYYAIKVLKKAQVIKMKQVEHTNDERRMLKLVEHPFLIRMWGTFQDSRNLFMVMDFIEGGELFSLLRKSQRFPNPVAKFYAAEVILAIEYLHSHNIIYRDLKPENILLDRNGHIKITDFGFAKEVETVTWTLCGTPDYIAPEVITTKPYNKSVDWWSLGILIYEMLAGYTPFYDQTPMKTYEKILVGKVFYPSYFHPDVVDLLSKLITSDLTRRLGNLQNGAEDIRNHPWFSEVVWEKLLMKDIETPYEPPITAGVGDTSLFDRYPETQMDYGVQCDDPYADYFKDF, from the coding sequence ATGGAGGTTTCACATCTTCCCCAGCAAGAtcagcaacagcagcaacagcagcaatcgcaacaacaacaacagcaacaacagcaaccactacaacaacaacaacaatcaCAACAAGCTGCACTTAGTGGAAAAATGCTAGATGCTCAACAATTATTACCTAATGGAGAGCAACCTAGGACAATTCCGGTTGTTCCATCACAGTACACGGCAAACCGGGCGCAGCCAGGCCAACAGGCATACACTACGGTACCAGAATACGCAGCACAGAGTGTTGGATCAGGTTTGAAGCATCAAGAAGGTGGATTTCTGTCCTTGGCGGAAGATTCAGAAAATGCAGTCAGTTCTCCCGGTGAGCAGGTAGAAGGTCTAGCGGCTTTAACGGGCGAACAAAGGCAGCGAGTGGAATATCTGCAGAGAATGCCATCGTATCAGGCAATAATACAGGCAGACTTCAAGCCGCTCCAAAAGCTCATGGGGAAGATTTCGATGCTTCCAAGAAGACCGGATGTTTCCAAGGGCAAATACTCGCTAAAGGACTTCCAGATGCTGAGAACGTTGGGAACGGGATCGTTTGGAAGAGTCCATTTGGTGCGATCCGTGCATAATCACCGGTATTATGCCATCAAAGTGCTCAAAAAGGCCCAGGTGATCAAAATGAAGCAGGTGGAACACACAAACGATGAACGGAGAATGCTCAAGTTGGTCGAGCACCCCTTCCTAATCCGGATGTGGGGCACATTCCAGGACTCGCGGAATCTCTTTATGGTGATGGATTTCATCGAAGGTGGAGagttgttttctttgcttcGCAAGTCGCAGCGTTTCCCAAATCCAGTTGCCAAGTTCTATGCTGCCGAGGTTATTCTCGCAATCGAGTACTTACACTCCCACAATATCATATACAGGGACTTGAAGCCCGAAAACATCCTTTTGGACCGTAATGGACACATCAAGATTACTGACTTTGGTTTTGCCAAAGAGGTTGAAACTGTTACATGGACTCTCTGTGGTACTCCCGACTATATTGCACCCGAGGTCATCACCACAAAGCCATACAACAAGTCTGTTGATTGGTGGTCTCTTGGAATCCTCATCTATGAGATGCTTGCTGGTTATACTCCATTTTACGATCAGACACCAATGAAAACTTACGAAAAGATCCTTGTTGGAAAGGTGTTCTATCCTTCATACTTCCATCCCGACGTTGTTGACTTGCTCTCCAAGTTGATAACCTCCGATTTGACCCGGAGGTTGGGTAATTTGCAAAATGGTGCCGAGGACATAAGAAACCATCCTTGGTTTAGCGAAGTTGTTTGGGAgaagttgttgatgaaggaCATAGAGACGCCTTATGAGCCTCCAATTACTGCTGGTGTTGGTGACACTTCTTTGTTTGACAGATATCCTGAAACGCAGATGGATTATGGTGTTCAGTGTGATGATCCATATGCCGATTATTTCAAGGACTTCTGA
- the RPL18A gene encoding 60S ribosomal protein L18A, giving the protein MAIDHYTKPHKKTGHRTAPASKNFYLSTLVRLYSYLARRTDAPFNKVVLRLLFLSKANRQPVSVAKVASALKQTGAADKTVVVVGTVTDDLRLHSFPKASVAALRFTAGARNTIEKNGGEAITLDKLAARNPTGANTILVRGPKKAREAYRHFGMGPHQHKAPKIMSKGRKFERARGRRRSRGFKV; this is encoded by the exons ATGGCTATTGATCACTACACCAAGCCACATAAGAAGACCGGCCACAGAACCGCCCCAGCTTCGAAGAACTTTTACTTGAGCACCTTGGTCAGATTATACAGCTACTTAGCTC GTCGTACTGATGCTCCATTCAACAAGGTTGTTTTGAGACTTTTGTTCTTGTCCAAGGCTAACAGACAGCCAGTTTCTGTTGCCAAGGTTGCCTCTGCCCTCAAGCAGACCGGTGCCGCAGACAAgactgttgttgttgtcggTACTGTTACCGATGACTTGAGATTGCACTCTTTCCCTAAGGCTTCAGTTGCTGCTTTGAGATTTACTGCTGGTGCAAGAAACACCATCGAGAAGAATGGTGGTGAAGCCATCACTCTCGACAAGTTGGCTGCCAGAAACCCAACTGGTGCCAACACTATCCTTGTTAGAGGACCAAAGAAGGCCAGAGAGGCTTACAGACACTTTGGTATGGGTCCACACCAGCACAAGGCTCCAAAGATCATGTCTAAGGGTAGAAAGTTCGAGAGAGCTAGAGGTAGAAGGAGATCGAGAGGTTTCAAGGTTTGA